AAGCCGAAGCTGTGGCCCCGGCTTTTCTCTGTTTTTTAAAAATTTTTATTTTGATGCTACTTTGTCATTCGCTTTTTTAGCCATATCTAAGTGCATTTTAAGTACCGGTAAAGTTTTGGTGGCAAACCCTTTTACATCCGGGTCTTCCATATTGCTAGCTTTTTCAAACTCGGCAATATCTTTCTGGTGATCTTCCACCATCATGCTCATGTAGTGCTTGTCAAAATCAGCGCCCGACAGTTTCGATAGTTCGTCTACGTGTTTCTGATGCTCTGCCAGCAGTTCTACAGGTAAGGTTACATTTTTAGAAGCGGCCACGGTTTTTAGCTCGCTGTTGGCTTTACCATGGTCTTCTTCCATTTTCTTACCAAAAGCTTTCACATCGGCGTTGCTGCCTTTTTCCTGCGCCATTTTACCCAACGTAACTTCCATCATACCACCGCTGGCGGCTTTCAGCATAAAGTCGTTTGCGGGCGTGCTGGTTGGTGTTTCGTTCATGGTAGAATCGGTAGTACTGGCGGCGGAGCTATCTTCTCCCGATCCGGATAAGTTATCGGTGGCAGCAGTTTCGGTACTTGCTTTTGGATTCGAATCACAGCCGTAACCTACCACTAAGGCAAATGCTAGCAGTCCATTACAAATTATCTTTTTCATAGGTTTACTTTTTTAGCTTTGTAAATTCCGTTTTTTAAAAAATCTTTTCCCTCTATACGCAGCTATTGCTATTACGTTTTACTAGTACTAGCACTTAATTCCCTGTAAACCGGGGGCTTCTTTTTTCCAGAAAAGCCGCCACGCCTTCCCGGAAATCGGTAGTTTTTCCAGCAATCTCCTGGCACTCGGCTTCTAAATCCAGCATTTCGTGCAGCGTAGCACTGCCGGACTGCTGCAGCATTTTTTTAATTAAACCAATAGCTTTGGTGGGTGCGGCGGCGTAACGTTCGGCTAGTTGTTGCACGGTTTTATCGAGAGCTTCGGCGGTAACCACCTGGTTTACCAAACCTAGTTCCAGGGCATCGTGCGCGTTTATTTTTGTACCCAAGGTGCATAATTCAAAAGCTTTTAACGAGCCTACCATACGAGGCAGGAAAAAAGAAGCTCCCGAATCGGGCACCAAACCAATGTTTATAAACAACTGACTTAAACTGGCCGCCTCCGAAGCAATAATTACATCGCAAGCCAACACCAACGAACAACCTGCCCCGGCGGCCACGCCGTTTAACTTGCCAATTATTGGTTTGGGCAAATCGCGCATAGACCGGATTATAGGGTTATATCGTTGATGTAAGGCATCAGCCAGAGATTGATTGGTTAACAGAGATGTTTCTTTTAAATCCTGACCGGAACAAAATGCTTTTCCCGTACCGGTAAATATTAACGCTCTTACCTCCGGATTAGCAGCTACCTCGTCTAAAGCAACCTTTAGTTCTTCGGTGAGTTTTTCGTTTACCGCATTAAATACTTCCGGGCGATTTAAGGTAATGGTGGCAATGTTATTGGCGAGAGTTAAAAGCAGCGTTTCGTACATATAAACCTGATTTTTAAATAATTACTAAGTGTACTAAAACTAGTTAATTCTGCAGGGATAAACACTTATTCTGGTTTATTTCTCTAAATAAAAAGAGGCAATTTATTATCCCTGATTTTTATTTAGCTTTACCTGAATGAAAACGGCGGTTACCCAGAAGTTAGTTTTTTCTTTGCGGCAAACGTTTCAGCGTTTTGGTTGGATGAACGCCAGCTTACTTGTACTAAGCGCAGCCCTTGTTCCTTTCTTAATTTTATCTTTTTATAGTCAGCCATTTGCCGATGATTTTTGGCTCACGAGTTTGGCTAAGGAAAAAGGAATTTGGCAAGCTCAATTAGAAATTAGAAAAACCTGGAGCGGCCGTTATTTTGCCATGTTTTTGGGCAGTGTAAATCCTTTGGTTTATAACTCTTTAACCGGCTATAAACTTCTACCTTTTTTACTTATTCTTTTTACCCTGGCGGCCCTTTATTTTCTTATAAGCCGCATTATTCCGGGCACTTCTTTAAAGAAAAAAATATTTTTTGCCTTGCTTTTGCAAGTACTTTATTTAGGTTTTATGCCCGCCATTGCCTCAGGGTATTATTGGATGTCGAGCGCTTTAAATTACCAGACGGCCCTTATTTGCCTGCTTTTACTGGCAGCGGGTTTAATTAACTACCAACAAAAACGAAACTTCTGGCAACAAACAAATTATATTATAGGCTTATCTTTTTTAATTTTTGCCGGTGTTGGCTGCAATGAATTAAGCATGGTTTTTATTCTGGAAGGTTTGCTTACCTTGCTTCTGGTAGATTATTGGCGATATAAACGCGTTAATAAGTTGCTATTGTACTATCTGCTTTTGGCTTTTAGCTGCAGTTTGCTGGTTATCTTTAGTTATGGCAATTTAGCCCGGCTGCAAACACACCCGAACCATAGCAATTTAATGTACTCGTTTACTTATGCCGTGGCGGTTACGGTAAACAACACCAGTAACTACTTAACTTTATCTCCCATCTTACTTTTAACAGTTTTATTTGTTCCGGTAAGCCATAAATTTTTTAAAAACAGAAAATTTTTAAAAATTCCGCATCCGGTTGTTACTACGGCCCTATTGTACCTGCTTATTTTTCAGTGTTTTTTTGTTATCTACTGGAACCGGGGCATGCACGCGCCCATCTGGACCCAAAATTTTATTTATTTTATTTTCCTGATCGGGTGGTTTGCCAACGTAGCGCTAATTGTAAAATACTACCAGAATACGCTAGAAAATTACCTGCCCCAACTACCCGTTTATGCCCAAACCTTATTAGTAGCCGCTTGCTTTCTGTTGATTTTTCATAACAAACAATCTAATGTACGAACGGCTTATATTGATTGGTTAAGTGGCGAAGCTGCTGCTTACGACCAGGAATTAAAAAGCCGGGATAATTTTTTAAAAAACAGTAGGTGTTCTCTTTGCCAAATAAAAGATTTAACGCACCAACCCAAATCCATTTATTTCCGCCAGGAACCCGAAATAAGCGAATGGGAAAACGATTTAAATGCCCGGTATTATGGCAAAAAATTAATTACAATACAGGAATAAGCCCCTTCCCAACAAGGTTATCTAATTACATTCGGCCAATCTTGTCTGTTTATTTTAATTAAGAAAATTTTTAAAAACTTACCAAAACAAAAAGCCC
The sequence above is a segment of the Adhaeribacter swui genome. Coding sequences within it:
- a CDS encoding DUF4142 domain-containing protein, whose translation is MKKIICNGLLAFALVVGYGCDSNPKASTETAATDNLSGSGEDSSAASTTDSTMNETPTSTPANDFMLKAASGGMMEVTLGKMAQEKGSNADVKAFGKKMEEDHGKANSELKTVAASKNVTLPVELLAEHQKHVDELSKLSGADFDKHYMSMMVEDHQKDIAEFEKASNMEDPDVKGFATKTLPVLKMHLDMAKKANDKVASK
- a CDS encoding enoyl-CoA hydratase-related protein — encoded protein: MYETLLLTLANNIATITLNRPEVFNAVNEKLTEELKVALDEVAANPEVRALIFTGTGKAFCSGQDLKETSLLTNQSLADALHQRYNPIIRSMRDLPKPIIGKLNGVAAGAGCSLVLACDVIIASEAASLSQLFINIGLVPDSGASFFLPRMVGSLKAFELCTLGTKINAHDALELGLVNQVVTAEALDKTVQQLAERYAAAPTKAIGLIKKMLQQSGSATLHEMLDLEAECQEIAGKTTDFREGVAAFLEKRSPRFTGN
- a CDS encoding DUF6056 family protein gives rise to the protein MKTAVTQKLVFSLRQTFQRFGWMNASLLVLSAALVPFLILSFYSQPFADDFWLTSLAKEKGIWQAQLEIRKTWSGRYFAMFLGSVNPLVYNSLTGYKLLPFLLILFTLAALYFLISRIIPGTSLKKKIFFALLLQVLYLGFMPAIASGYYWMSSALNYQTALICLLLLAAGLINYQQKRNFWQQTNYIIGLSFLIFAGVGCNELSMVFILEGLLTLLLVDYWRYKRVNKLLLYYLLLAFSCSLLVIFSYGNLARLQTHPNHSNLMYSFTYAVAVTVNNTSNYLTLSPILLLTVLFVPVSHKFFKNRKFLKIPHPVVTTALLYLLIFQCFFVIYWNRGMHAPIWTQNFIYFIFLIGWFANVALIVKYYQNTLENYLPQLPVYAQTLLVAACFLLIFHNKQSNVRTAYIDWLSGEAAAYDQELKSRDNFLKNSRCSLCQIKDLTHQPKSIYFRQEPEISEWENDLNARYYGKKLITIQE